The nucleotide window attatttttgtgtatgtatcTTTTTTGAGGGTGTATACTATTATTAttctaattatatatagttattatttttgtgtatgtatcTTTTCTGAGGgtgtataatattattattttaattatatatagttattatttttgtgtatgtatcTTTTNNNNNNNNNNNNNNNNNNNNNNNNNNNNNNNNNNNNNNNNNNNNNNNNNNNNNNNNNNNNNNNNNNNNNNNNNNNNNNNNNNNNNNNNNNNNNNNNNNNNNNNNNNNNNNNNNNNNNNNNNNNNNNNAAAAAAAGTGaatgaaaaaatttgaaaatataaacaCTTGGGGATGatcaaaaatacaaataaaaaattgcatagAAATTGATACAAGAATACATTAACACAATTAAACATCTTTCTTTAGCTACTACCACCATATGAGGCGTTTCGAGCTTGTGAAGGACAGTTACGCCTATCATGGCCTATTTGTTTGCACGTTGAACATTTGCGAGTAAGTGTACTTGCGGGAACATCCATTTCATTATGTATATGGGTGATTTTATTTACGCCCACTtttcgtaaatattttttatttgctatCATAAGAAAAGGACTATCAGGCCAATATTTTTCACCGCCGAGTGGATTGAATTGTCCAGAGTAGGCTTTTTTGTAGCTATGCACGCTAAATTCTGGTGCCATATGCTCCCATGTTTGATACCCAATTTGGTCAAATCCCTTTATTGCATGAGAACACGGAATGTGGTATGATTGCCATTTACCACATTGACATTTTCCTTGTGATGCATTTACAATGTGCTTATTACCACCACTGCCATGATGCATATGTGTCTGCACCTCAAATATGTTTTCCCTTTGTTGGTGATAGTTGATAAGTGTGTGACGCTGTGACTTTTTTCGATTATCCTCAAAAATCTTGAATGGTTTAGGCATCCATTGTTGCTTTTGTTGTACCAGCTGATTGACAAATTTTGATCTTGTAACAAATCGGTTCACAATCTGATTGTAAGTGAGTCTTA belongs to Solanum stenotomum isolate F172 unplaced genomic scaffold, ASM1918654v1 scaffold13701, whole genome shotgun sequence and includes:
- the LOC125850091 gene encoding uncharacterized protein LOC125850091, with product METWSLFLDHLHLHVVKGRRGVALISDRHHGILSSVYNSPNWLAPFGFHRFCLRHLKANFQKKFKNVILNNLLWAAANHCQEKKFLERMEMIKEINPEAYVWLMKNDLDKWTLHRDGGRRWGMLTTNSFESFNGLLKSARGLPVTAMVRLTYNQIVNRFVTRSKFVNQLVQQKQQWMPKPFKIFEDNRKKSQRHTLINYHQQRENIFEVQTHMHHGSGGNKHIVNASQGKCQCGKWQSYHIPCSHAIKGFDQIGYQTWEHMAPEFSVHSYKKAYSGQFNPLGGEKYWPDSPFLMIANKKYLRKVGVNKITHIHNEMDVPASTLTRKCSTCKQIGHDRRNCPSQARNASYGGSS